One genomic region from Pogoniulus pusillus isolate bPogPus1 chromosome 40, bPogPus1.pri, whole genome shotgun sequence encodes:
- the GIP gene encoding gastric inhibitory polypeptide, whose translation MMMSFKVLSLLLASLGFVMMEENVSGVSLRAPSARPLQRRYSEATLASDYSRTMDNMLKKNFVEWLLTRREKKSDNVVESYKREAEPQAPAASGQRLDLGTQEAKEFFAWLLKAKKNQSFTCPEGLKDVLNQEFLAWLMLTDLCRPTAL comes from the exons ATGATGATGTCCTTCAAagtcctctctctgctcctggcctcGCTGGGCTTCGTGATGATGGAGGAGAACGTCTCCGG CGTCAGCCTAAGGGCTCCCAGCGCCAGACCGCTGCAGAGACGCTACTCGGAGGCCACCTTGGCAAGCGATTACAGCCGCACGATGGACAACATGCTGAAGAAGAACTTCGTGGAGTGGCTGCTAACCAGGCGGGAGAAGAAAAGCGA CAACGTCGTGGAGTCGTACAAGAGGGAAGCTGAGCCCCAGGCACCAGCTGCGAGCGGTCAGAGGTTGGACCTGGGCACGCAGGAAGCCAAAGAGTTCTTCGCCTGGCTTCTGAAAGCCAAGAAAAATCAGAG CTTTACTTGTCCAGAAGGCTTGAAGGATGTTTTGAACCAGGAGTTCCTGGCATGGCTGATGTTGACTGATCTCTGCAGACCAAC GGCTTTGTAA